AGAATCTGAATAGAATAATATTACTATTTTTAGTTGCTTGTTGAGCATTTTTGCGAAAAGTCTCGTCAAAATCAATCAATAAGGTATTATCTAAAAAACGGACATTAAACAAACCTGCTTAATGATTGTTTATTTTATTACAGTTATAAACAATTGTCCAAACTTTTTAATGCATAGCTATGGAAGAAGGACTTAATGTGTTTTCTATAAAGGATCTTGAGAACTTTTCTGGTATAAAAGCACATACAATCAGAATTTGGGAAAAGAGATACAAGATACTTGAGCCAGACAGAACAGATTCGAATATAAGGACTTACAGTGAAGCGGAACTTAAGAAGATTCTTAATGTAGCTTATCTGAACCGCAATGGACTGAAGATATCGAAGATAGCTAAGCTTGATGATGACAAACTTACCCAGCAGGTCATGAATGTCAGCAGCAAGAATGACGATCTGGATCAGAATTTCCAACCCGGAAAAATTCTCATGTCGGCTATCCGTTTTAACGAAACACTATTTAAGGAAGCACTTCTTCCCTTTATCCGCTTTCAGGGTATCGAGGAAGCTTATGCAAAATACCTTTCCCCGCTCCTGGAAAAATCAAGGATTCTCTGGCAGACAGGCAGCCTCTCAAGAGCCCAGGAACAATTTGTCAGGAATACTATTAAGCAGCTTATAATCATCGAAGATAATCTGCTGAAACCGGCTGCGGCTAAATCCGGGTCTTCAGTTGCGATGATAAATACTTCCGACAACCTTACTGATAATAACTTCCTGTTTTACAAGTACGTTCTTAAGAAAAGAGGTTACGATGTAATATTCCCCGGAGGAATACTTCCTTCATCAGAGGTAGTTGAAATGTATAAAATAAAAGCTTTTGAATACCTGGTTGTGAATTCCAGTGCCTTTGACTTTGCCGACAAGAAAATCGGCTATTTCACAAGTATAGGTAAATCACTTATGCTGAAAAGAATAATTCTTACCGATTTTCCGGAGGAGTTCACAAAGAAAACTTACGATAAACTTACCCTTACAAAAGATCCCTCACAATTTATTAAGGTTGTCGAATCTCTCCGTTAATTTACTTTACTCTTACAATTATTGAGTCTGCAATACTAAGTGCAGTAGTGAGAGTGTTCAAATCAGGGAATAGTTCACCGCTTTTCCCTGAATAATGGCTATGACCTATCGGTTTCATTGACCACACTCCATCCTTGCTGCTGGGGGTAATCACAGCTTCATAAACTACTGCGGGCTGGCATGACATCTTATAGTTTTCGTCATCAGGATATTTATCATTGGTCCAGAACTCATTCCAGTCCCAATTCTGGTTTACTTCAAGTAATACCTTATAAACTGCCGGTAAATCTTTATCAGCGCGGGTATTTAAAACAAAACTCTGAACAGGTGTGGCGCCCGAGTAAGCATCAGGCACTTCACTTCCCTTCTCAGGCATATAAAGACCATCAGATGCAATAACTCCCCGTTTATGTGCCCAGTATGGTAAAGTCTGGGGAGCCCTTTTAGATGCCGGAACCCAATTGCCATTCTCCTGTTTGCCATACCTGAAAACTCCTGTTGCAACTGCCGGCGGCACGTAAAGCGACTGGATATATTTACCCGACTGGTCTTCAAGCCAGACAGCCATCAGAGGATAGTAAAATGATTTTCCTTTATAGAATTCAACAATAAGCTCAGGACCTCTCCCGCCCTGGTTTGTAGTCAATACTGACATTTGCTCAGGTGCGGCATCTTTGTTTTTCATTATACCTGAAGAGCAACCTCCGGCGACTAACAGCATTAATAATATAATAGTTCTTGTCATATCGTTACGACTTAAAATTCAATAATAATTCCTATTGTAGGAAGCACAGTTCCTGACTCATTATCGAGATACTTCAGACTGTATTTCAACGGATTGGCAGGATCAGTTACAGGAAGCTTGTTGCTGTCTGATTCCCTTATCAGAATAGCAGGCTGATCTGCCTTGTGATTATAAAGATTCTGAATATCAGCATAAAGCATGAGTGACCATCCGGTATAAAAATACTGTTTGTCAACTCTGATATCAAGCTGATGAAATGCCTTAAGCCTCTGAGAATTGAACTGAGAATAATTCAGATAACCCTGCCCCTGCAGATCCCACGCAGCTTTGTAAGATGATTTCTCAAGATCATAAAGAGTATAAGGTGCTCCGCCGACAAATCTCCATTTCAACCCAATATCCCAGTTGCGGTTGAATTTCCTCGTTGTTGTCATATTGATAAGGTGCTTGTTATCCCATGATGATGGGATCATCTCCGAATCAAGCCCCCTGAATTCACTCCTTACAAAGGTATAAGAGAAAACCAGATTGGTCTTTTTAAACTCTTTAAGCCTGGCTAAAAACTCCAGACCATAAGCTCTTCCCCTGGAGGTTGAGACCAGCTCTTCATCACCGAATATTCCATAATCAGCTGCTTTGCTTGACAACGGAACTGAATCTCTTACCGAGAAAGGATAACGTGAATAATTCTTATAAAAGCCCTCAATAGTAAGCTGAACACTCTCCTCCGGGATTAATTCCAATCCTGCCACGAAATGATCCGCAGCAATATATTTAAGGTTGTTTTGTTTATTAATAAAGACACCTGCACTGTTTGAATAACCCATCGCTGTATACGGCGGGAGCTGATAATAACGACCAGTGCTGAAATTCAGATTAAGCTTTTCTCCCAGCCGATAGGTGGCTGATAATCTGGGCGATAACTGATTTAAAGGATTAGACATCGCAGATGAGTATGAATTTGCATCACTCCTTAAACCAAATGAAAGGCTCAGCTTCTGATCAAGAAATGATCTGCTAACCTGTCCGAATGCACCATACTTACCCAGTTTCAGATTAGTATCATACATAATATCGTTTTGCATACCGCCAAAATAGATCCGTCTGAATGTTGAGTTTCTGTAATGCGCATATTCATAACCTGCTCCATAACTCAACCTGAATCCGTTTTTCCCCAGAATCGTTCTTTCATAACGGGCTTTTATTTCTCCTTCACCCGACAGGTAGTCAAGTGTCCTGTTTGTGTCTGCTTCAATATTATTCAGATATTTTGATTGTGAGTTGTTTAAATAATTACGGCTGAGTACCCATGTATCAAAACCATTGTCCCTGTAATGTTTGTAGACCAGACCAGTAACATAAGAGTACTGTTCCTGAACGGGTATGTAATCGAGGATAAAGCGCTGGTATTCTGTTTCATTGGCTTCAAGGTTCAGCCTGAAGTCATCTTTTGCGCCCAGACCTATGACAGTCAGCTCATTCTTCGGATCGAGCCTTACCTTGTATTTTAGCTGAAAGTCGGTATATGTAGGAAGGAAAGGGAGTTCCAGGGCACTGAAGAGAAACTGAAGATATGATCTTCTGACTGACATAAGGAGAGAACTGTTTTTTCCTGTCGGACCATCAATCGTAAGCCCCAGGTCAGAGGCTCCCAAAGTCGCCCTGTACTTCATCTTGTCTTTGTTCCCGTCAACAAAGGTAAAGTTGAGTATTGAACTCAGTGCATTTCCTTTAGAAGCAGGAAATGCCCCTGAAAGAAAGTCTACCGACTGAACAAAATCCACATTTAAGATGCCGACCGGACCTCCTGAAGCGCCCTGGGTTGAAAAGTGATTAAGATATGGGATCTCAACATTATCGATATAAAACCTGTTTTCATTCGGACCGCCGCCTCTGATAATGACATCGTTTCTGAAAGCAGGTGTTGAAGCGACACCGGGAAATGACTGAATTACCTTTGAAATGTCACGGTTTCCACCCGGATTTTTCTCTATTTCATCAATGCCTATGATCCTCACTGAAACAGGGGTCTCAATTTTTTTTGTAAAAGGTGATGCCTTTATGACCACCTCTCCTATGCTGATTTCAGATTCTTCAAGCGGGATCTCAAGGTTGACCTGGTTACTGTTTGTAACCATAACAGCACTTGATATAAAAGGATTAAAACCTATTGAGGAAACCCTTAGTTCAGCGAACCCCGGTTTTATTCCTGTAAATAAGAAATTTCCATCAAAATCTGTTACTGCCCCGATAGTGGTCCCCCAGATCTGAACAGTAGCAAAAGGGACACCCTCATTTGTCTTTGTATTATACACTCGTCCCTTAATTACTCCTGTATTTTGCTGGGCTGAAAGAGAAAGTGATATAAATAATGTAATAGTTAAAAGAAATATTTTGCCTCTCATTTTTATTAAAGTTTATCCTGAAACAAAATATTCAGACAAAATGTTCGACTGAACCATTGAAATGTTTTAAATACCTAAGAGATCCTGAAAATATTTTTTCTCAACAGAGAAGTCTATTTCAGGTGCCTTTGATTCAATATCAGAGATCTTTTTCTGCATGCCGGAAACAAAATCTTTAATACTTGCACCTGAGTTCTTAGATATCCGGTGGGTAGTTGCCTTTCCTATTTTCAATACTTCATTATACAGATCAAGAGTATACTTATCCAGGTAACTGCCTGAGAAATACTCCCAGATATAGTCTATTGCAAGAGAAGATGGATGAAGCATGTCGTCGCTGTAAAACCGGTAATCGCGCAATTCGTCCATAACAATCTCATAGGCAGGAAAGTAGGCCGGAGCCGAAGGATGTCCAAGCAACTTTTCCACTGCAAGAAACAATACCGATTTACTCACCTGATTGCCATGGGCTCCGTCTTTCCAGTGCCTTACAGGACTTATTGTAAAGATTACTTTTAAATTTGGGAAAAGTCTCTGAAGCTTTTCCAGCTGACCGGTCCATAATGCAACAATTTCATCAACAGTCAGTATTTCAGGTTCAAAATATGAAGCAGGAATCTTATGACAATTTGATACTATTTGCCCTGTCTCCTTCAGCCGGAATACTCTGGCAGTACCTAATGTAATAAAAAGGAAACCTGCATTTTCAAGGAATGAAAGGGCGGTTTTTGATCTTGAATTGATTTTCTCCAGAACAAACAAAGGATCATCAGAAGAAAAATCTGTATAGTGATTAAAACTCAGCCAGGTACCTTTATAATTATAGAGGTCACTCTGCGACAATTCTCTTCCTGATGTTATTGTATCAAGCGTATTACAAACTGAAACAGGGTTATATACAGTACCTGACGGATTGATCATAACAGGAATCTTACCCATTTCAAGCCTCGATCCTATTGAAGAGGCAAAGCATGAACCAATGAACATCACTCCATCATTGTAAGTGATCTTTCGGGGAGAAGGGGTTATATTTATTTTGGTTCTGAGTTCCATTGTAGGAATTTCGGATTGCGGATTGCGGATTGCGGATTGCTTTTAATCCGAAATCGAAAATCCGAAATCCGAAATCTCATTTCTTATTGATCCAATTAATAATGTATTTAAACACCTCTTCCTTAAAAGGCTCGTTATGTAATTCGTGATAACCTCCGTCCCAGATTTTCAGTTCCACCTTGCTGTTCTTTGAAGCAAATTCCCTGCTTCCGTCAGGAGAACAGAGCTGATCATCACTTCCATGCATCAGCAGAGTAGGCACTTTCAGTTCTGAAGCGTTAGCAAGTGAATTTTTCGCAGCACTCATCGCTCCGTCGAAAAGGCTTACAGATATTTTCCCGTGAACAAGAGGATCATTTTTATACTTTTCAACCACATCCTGGTCGTGCGAAATGTGATTAACATTTAATCCTGACGACTGTATCAGACCCGGAAGAATATACTTCATTACGCCTGCCATGGCAACCTTGATCTTCGGAGGCTCGAAGGATAGCCTGAGCCATGGTGATGTAACAATAGCCCCTTTAAGCTTTGGGTTCCTGCGGATAAGGTAGTCGAGTACTATTCCTCCGCCCAGACTATGACCATATATATATACAGGTATTCCGGGAAATGTTTTTAGTGTGGTCTTTACTAAAATATCAAGCATCTCACCGAGTACAGCATAACTTCTGATATTACCCCTGCGGCCATCGGAACGTCCATGACCGGGAAGGTCAACTCCTGCAAATCCGATTCCCTCTTTCCTGAAAAGATCGGCCCAATGATCATATCTTTGTATATGTTCACCAAGACCATGAACAAGGATAACCACAGCTTTAATGTTGTCACCCGGACTATGGATCATCCCCTTTAAATTAAGGCCACTCTTAAGCTTAATGTTAAAATCCATACTGTTTTTTGTTTAAAAGTACAAAAGTTGGGGCAATAATTTATAACAGATCTGAATTAATATCATGGTGATCTTTCCCCGGGTGCCCGGCGAAGTCTCTGACTTCGCCGCTAATACAATGCAGTCTGGAGAGTGCAATTCAGATAAAGCGAAGTCTGGAGACTTCGCTTAGCTGGACTGGGGATTAAGCAATTTTGTTAAAATTCTACCAAAAACACCGATTTCTCTATTTAAAACAAATTTAGTCATATTAACGTTATGCTATTGTCTCTCATGTTTTTACACCTTATGCTTATTTATAATCCGGTTAGAATATAACGATATTAGGATATTAAGATTTGCTTATCTTTATTTATAGTAATAAATTTGTTGAGCAAAATAAAAACAAAAGAGCCATGACACAGTATGAATTCAATAA
This genomic stretch from Bacteroidales bacterium harbors:
- a CDS encoding GSCFA domain-containing protein, giving the protein MELRTKINITPSPRKITYNDGVMFIGSCFASSIGSRLEMGKIPVMINPSGTVYNPVSVCNTLDTITSGRELSQSDLYNYKGTWLSFNHYTDFSSDDPLFVLEKINSRSKTALSFLENAGFLFITLGTARVFRLKETGQIVSNCHKIPASYFEPEILTVDEIVALWTGQLEKLQRLFPNLKVIFTISPVRHWKDGAHGNQVSKSVLFLAVEKLLGHPSAPAYFPAYEIVMDELRDYRFYSDDMLHPSSLAIDYIWEYFSGSYLDKYTLDLYNEVLKIGKATTHRISKNSGASIKDFVSGMQKKISDIESKAPEIDFSVEKKYFQDLLGI
- a CDS encoding TonB-dependent receptor; the protein is MRGKIFLLTITLFISLSLSAQQNTGVIKGRVYNTKTNEGVPFATVQIWGTTIGAVTDFDGNFLFTGIKPGFAELRVSSIGFNPFISSAVMVTNSNQVNLEIPLEESEISIGEVVIKASPFTKKIETPVSVRIIGIDEIEKNPGGNRDISKVIQSFPGVASTPAFRNDVIIRGGGPNENRFYIDNVEIPYLNHFSTQGASGGPVGILNVDFVQSVDFLSGAFPASKGNALSSILNFTFVDGNKDKMKYRATLGASDLGLTIDGPTGKNSSLLMSVRRSYLQFLFSALELPFLPTYTDFQLKYKVRLDPKNELTVIGLGAKDDFRLNLEANETEYQRFILDYIPVQEQYSYVTGLVYKHYRDNGFDTWVLSRNYLNNSQSKYLNNIEADTNRTLDYLSGEGEIKARYERTILGKNGFRLSYGAGYEYAHYRNSTFRRIYFGGMQNDIMYDTNLKLGKYGAFGQVSRSFLDQKLSLSFGLRSDANSYSSAMSNPLNQLSPRLSATYRLGEKLNLNFSTGRYYQLPPYTAMGYSNSAGVFINKQNNLKYIAADHFVAGLELIPEESVQLTIEGFYKNYSRYPFSVRDSVPLSSKAADYGIFGDEELVSTSRGRAYGLEFLARLKEFKKTNLVFSYTFVRSEFRGLDSEMIPSSWDNKHLINMTTTRKFNRNWDIGLKWRFVGGAPYTLYDLEKSSYKAAWDLQGQGYLNYSQFNSQRLKAFHQLDIRVDKQYFYTGWSLMLYADIQNLYNHKADQPAILIRESDSNKLPVTDPANPLKYSLKYLDNESGTVLPTIGIIIEF
- a CDS encoding MerR family transcriptional regulator → MEEGLNVFSIKDLENFSGIKAHTIRIWEKRYKILEPDRTDSNIRTYSEAELKKILNVAYLNRNGLKISKIAKLDDDKLTQQVMNVSSKNDDLDQNFQPGKILMSAIRFNETLFKEALLPFIRFQGIEEAYAKYLSPLLEKSRILWQTGSLSRAQEQFVRNTIKQLIIIEDNLLKPAAAKSGSSVAMINTSDNLTDNNFLFYKYVLKKRGYDVIFPGGILPSSEVVEMYKIKAFEYLVVNSSAFDFADKKIGYFTSIGKSLMLKRIILTDFPEEFTKKTYDKLTLTKDPSQFIKVVESLR
- a CDS encoding alpha/beta hydrolase, whose amino-acid sequence is MDFNIKLKSGLNLKGMIHSPGDNIKAVVILVHGLGEHIQRYDHWADLFRKEGIGFAGVDLPGHGRSDGRRGNIRSYAVLGEMLDILVKTTLKTFPGIPVYIYGHSLGGGIVLDYLIRRNPKLKGAIVTSPWLRLSFEPPKIKVAMAGVMKYILPGLIQSSGLNVNHISHDQDVVEKYKNDPLVHGKISVSLFDGAMSAAKNSLANASELKVPTLLMHGSDDQLCSPDGSREFASKNSKVELKIWDGGYHELHNEPFKEEVFKYIINWINKK